In Dermatophilus congolensis, a genomic segment contains:
- a CDS encoding IMPACT family protein, whose protein sequence is MTGRFYTTIRHATSAEIDVKNSRFLARIEPVTDETAARAIIDTTRREHWDARHHCSAFILGNTQQTRRSNDDGEPSGTAGMPILETIAGHGLTDIVVVVTRWFGGTLLGTGGLVRAYTEATLAAINTAEKVTYAEGKRLRVTTNMNSAGKLENALRAAGCVFHNVEYTTSSVIMHVDIRCGREKDIQELVAVTSSGHGSTTITGATWSPIDINPH, encoded by the coding sequence ATGACCGGACGCTTCTACACCACGATCCGCCACGCAACTAGCGCAGAAATCGACGTAAAAAACTCCCGATTCCTCGCCCGCATCGAACCAGTCACCGACGAAACTGCAGCCCGCGCCATCATTGACACCACACGCCGCGAACACTGGGACGCGCGCCACCATTGCAGCGCCTTCATCCTCGGCAACACTCAACAAACCCGACGAAGTAACGACGATGGAGAACCCTCCGGCACCGCCGGAATGCCCATCCTCGAAACCATCGCAGGCCATGGACTCACCGACATCGTGGTCGTTGTAACACGATGGTTCGGAGGCACGCTGCTAGGCACAGGCGGCCTGGTACGCGCATACACTGAGGCAACCCTTGCCGCAATCAATACCGCCGAAAAAGTGACCTACGCAGAAGGTAAACGACTACGCGTAACTACCAACATGAACTCCGCAGGAAAACTCGAAAACGCACTCCGCGCTGCTGGTTGTGTATTCCACAATGTGGAATACACAACCAGCAGCGTCATCATGCATGTCGACATCCGCTGCGGCCGTGAAAAAGACATCCAAGAACTCGTCGCTGTCACATCATCTGGCCACGGAAGCACCACCATCACCGGCGCTACCTGGTCACCAATTGACATAAATCCGCACTAA
- a CDS encoding Na+/H+ antiporter subunit A has product MVVLLTIHAVAAVLSPFIIERFRATGFGILAVPPALTFAWALIQAPTVLSGAVVETYPWIPTLGLNLTFRLDELSCLMCLVVGGIGTLVLTYCASYFSDEEPGLGRFAGTLVAFAGAMLGLVTSDDAFLLYLFWELTTVGSYLLVGHRPESRSSRIAATQALVVTGFGGLAMLIGIVLLGEQAGTYRLSQLISTTPLDTTITNAAIALILTGALSKSAQVPFHFWLPGAMAAPTPVSAYLHAAAMVKAGIYLVARLAPSFADAPVWRPLVLTIGCTTMLIGAYRSLRQYDLKLLLAFGTVSQLGFLIVLVGSGYPNTALAGVTLLLAHALYKGALFLIVGAIDHSTGTRDLRRLSGLRRCMPGLFIATIISAASMAGLPPLLGFVGKEAAYDAYLHTPLPYGKIVLGVLVVGSALTLAYSWRFIWGAFRNDPKIEDTPIHTPGILLTGIPLILSSGTVTLGLFCSYLEPFLRGASNALGDSADLHLALWHGLTPALFLTLLTWTLGTVLVLFSTQVNQLQDRVPPLLSAQLVYRLCMHRLDRLSLETTGLLQRGSLPLSLSLILLVFIAVPGGTLLAVAQDWDRIQVDNISAWPQAAIALVLCTAAIASVRSQRRLRAVFMAGTTGYGCAMMYLVYGAPDLALTQALAETFSIVVFVLVLRRLRTRFDITAPSKVRVRRVIFGTVVGVIFTALTILMPALRIHRPASDGMAELAYPFGGGTNIVNIILVDIRAWDTMGEISVALAAATGIASLIFLREENMERLRPRLSSGASRQMQRSQQNVLISQPGVRQSWLVSTAKFVSGERRSVLIEVVARLVFHPILLWSVYLLFAGHNAPGGGFAAGMVAGLALTVRYLAGGREELRAAAPILPGVLLGTGLFLSAGFGVVSMLCGGHVLQTWTFNPHLPLIGEVHFVTSVLFDVGVYLVVIGLVLDMLRSLGAALDRQIEQEQAGRNVNVLSSGLLSNSEISSQGTSGILPTEGKMQ; this is encoded by the coding sequence GTGGTCGTTCTGCTCACCATCCACGCAGTGGCCGCTGTCTTATCTCCGTTCATCATAGAACGCTTTCGAGCGACGGGATTCGGTATCTTGGCGGTACCACCCGCCTTGACATTCGCTTGGGCCCTCATACAGGCACCTACAGTACTCAGCGGTGCCGTCGTCGAAACCTACCCATGGATCCCCACACTCGGTCTTAACCTCACCTTCCGGCTGGATGAGCTGTCCTGCCTGATGTGTCTGGTCGTCGGCGGCATAGGAACACTTGTCCTCACCTACTGCGCAAGCTACTTCTCTGACGAAGAACCTGGACTTGGTCGTTTTGCTGGAACTCTCGTTGCATTCGCCGGGGCAATGCTAGGGTTGGTCACCAGCGACGATGCATTCCTGCTTTACCTGTTCTGGGAGCTTACTACCGTCGGTTCCTACCTCCTCGTCGGGCACCGACCTGAAAGCAGATCCAGCCGAATCGCCGCCACGCAAGCCCTTGTTGTAACCGGCTTCGGCGGCCTAGCCATGCTCATCGGCATCGTTTTACTCGGTGAACAAGCTGGCACATACCGACTCTCGCAACTCATCAGCACCACCCCCCTCGATACCACAATCACTAACGCCGCTATCGCCCTCATCCTCACCGGCGCCCTGAGCAAATCCGCCCAAGTCCCCTTCCATTTCTGGCTACCGGGAGCCATGGCGGCCCCAACCCCGGTTAGCGCTTACCTCCACGCAGCGGCCATGGTAAAAGCGGGTATTTACCTCGTGGCCCGCCTAGCTCCATCTTTCGCTGATGCCCCCGTATGGCGCCCCCTTGTACTCACCATCGGTTGTACGACGATGCTCATCGGCGCCTACCGATCCCTGCGGCAATACGACCTAAAGCTTCTTCTTGCTTTCGGAACCGTTAGTCAACTCGGATTCCTTATCGTCCTTGTCGGGTCCGGCTACCCAAATACCGCTCTCGCCGGAGTTACTCTTCTCCTCGCTCACGCGCTTTACAAGGGAGCACTATTCCTCATTGTTGGTGCCATCGATCACTCCACCGGCACTCGAGATCTACGCCGTTTGTCTGGCTTGCGCCGCTGCATGCCAGGCTTGTTTATCGCCACCATCATTTCCGCTGCCAGCATGGCCGGACTGCCACCCCTGCTCGGTTTTGTTGGCAAAGAAGCAGCTTACGACGCCTACCTACACACCCCGCTGCCCTACGGGAAAATCGTTCTCGGGGTACTCGTCGTTGGGTCAGCTCTCACCCTGGCCTACAGCTGGCGATTCATCTGGGGCGCTTTCCGCAACGATCCAAAAATTGAAGACACTCCCATTCACACCCCCGGGATCTTGCTGACAGGAATTCCATTAATTCTTTCTAGCGGCACCGTCACACTTGGGCTTTTCTGCAGTTATCTTGAGCCGTTCCTCCGAGGCGCAAGCAACGCTCTTGGAGACAGTGCAGATCTGCACTTGGCTCTCTGGCACGGCCTTACCCCAGCCTTATTTTTGACGCTGCTTACCTGGACTCTCGGCACTGTTCTTGTCTTGTTCAGCACACAGGTCAACCAACTTCAGGACAGAGTTCCTCCCTTGTTGTCGGCTCAGCTTGTTTACCGGCTGTGCATGCACCGGCTTGATCGCCTTTCTTTAGAGACGACGGGTCTGCTGCAACGCGGCTCGCTGCCTTTGTCGCTGTCTCTTATCCTCCTTGTCTTTATTGCTGTTCCAGGCGGGACGCTTTTGGCTGTAGCTCAGGACTGGGATCGCATCCAGGTCGATAACATCTCAGCCTGGCCGCAAGCGGCGATTGCCCTAGTTCTATGTACTGCTGCCATCGCATCCGTGCGTTCCCAACGCCGCCTGCGTGCCGTTTTCATGGCGGGAACTACTGGGTATGGGTGCGCAATGATGTACCTGGTTTATGGGGCGCCGGATCTTGCCTTGACCCAAGCGCTTGCCGAGACTTTTTCCATTGTTGTATTTGTTCTTGTGCTGCGTCGGCTGCGAACTCGATTCGACATTACGGCACCTTCTAAGGTCCGAGTGAGGCGAGTAATTTTCGGAACTGTCGTGGGTGTTATATTCACTGCACTTACCATCTTGATGCCTGCTTTGCGTATTCACCGTCCAGCATCTGATGGGATGGCTGAACTTGCTTATCCCTTTGGTGGTGGAACGAATATCGTCAACATCATTCTTGTTGATATTCGCGCTTGGGACACCATGGGAGAAATTTCTGTCGCGCTGGCAGCGGCAACTGGAATCGCCAGTCTCATCTTCCTTCGTGAAGAAAATATGGAGCGGTTGCGTCCACGTTTATCTAGCGGTGCAAGTCGGCAAATGCAGCGGTCTCAACAGAATGTTCTTATCTCGCAGCCAGGTGTGCGTCAGTCTTGGCTTGTCTCGACTGCGAAGTTTGTCTCTGGTGAGCGTCGATCGGTGTTGATTGAGGTAGTTGCGCGGTTAGTTTTTCATCCGATTCTGCTGTGGTCCGTTTATCTTTTGTTCGCAGGTCACAATGCACCCGGGGGTGGTTTTGCGGCGGGAATGGTTGCTGGGCTCGCCCTGACAGTGCGTTATCTAGCAGGTGGAAGAGAGGAATTGCGCGCGGCAGCGCCAATTTTGCCGGGTGTTTTGCTAGGAACCGGATTGTTCCTGTCTGCAGGTTTTGGTGTCGTATCGATGCTGTGCGGAGGGCACGTTCTGCAGACATGGACATTCAACCCGCACTTGCCGTTGATCGGTGAAGTTCACTTTGTGACGTCAGTTTTGTTTGATGTGGGTGTCTATCTCGTAGTGATCGGCCTGGTGTTGGACATGCTTCGCAGCTTGGGTGCCGCTCTTGATCGCCAGATAGAGCAGGAACAGGCTGGGAGGAATGTAAACGTGTTGAGTTCTGGCTTGTTGTCGAATAGTGAGATTTCTAGTCAAGGAACGAGTGGAATTTTACCCACGGAAGGGAAGATGCAGTGA
- a CDS encoding Na(+)/H(+) antiporter subunit C, with amino-acid sequence MISNLPLAISVGVMASCGVVLLLERGIVRSFIGIILMGNAVNLLFLAAGGAAGKSAIVGMWPVSEMSDPLPQAMVLTAIVITLALTGFVMALAHRAWQLSSSDIITDDDEDARIARRAAENDMSESDYAGDLDEPDQGDDPDPGGHHPARGENVQAITGSSPEDQRDGGPR; translated from the coding sequence GTGATTTCTAACCTTCCTTTGGCTATTTCCGTAGGCGTAATGGCGTCATGTGGTGTTGTTCTCCTTTTGGAGCGAGGAATTGTTCGCTCGTTTATTGGCATCATTCTTATGGGAAATGCGGTGAACCTTTTGTTCCTCGCTGCTGGTGGCGCGGCGGGTAAATCCGCGATTGTGGGGATGTGGCCCGTTTCTGAGATGAGTGATCCACTACCTCAGGCCATGGTGCTTACCGCCATCGTTATCACGTTGGCTTTGACCGGTTTTGTTATGGCACTCGCTCATCGTGCGTGGCAGTTGTCTAGCAGCGACATCATTACGGATGACGATGAAGATGCGCGCATTGCTCGCCGTGCTGCGGAAAACGACATGTCTGAGAGCGATTACGCCGGTGATCTGGACGAACCTGATCAGGGAGATGATCCTGACCCAGGGGGACATCACCCTGCTAGAGGTGAGAATGTGCAGGCCATAACGGGGAGCAGCCCTGAGGATCAGCGTGATGGAGGGCCCCGATGA